One genomic window of Sphingobacterium oryzagri includes the following:
- a CDS encoding OmpA family protein translates to MKKAIKYTLFSAVCAMSFISQLFAQEQPSVRQRADEHFLRMEYAKAVPLYEQLTAGKNPQVRDIERVASSYLYLNEYDLAETWFAKSIDMEGYSKESILGYAESLKHNGKYADARDVFKRYEKEFGTSDLIQREVDGCDSAIVWMASPLRYDLRNEAEINTDLAEFAAVPTSNGAIYTAEPKITSASRSGMTGQPYLKVFSADRNEASLTLPNIMPYNFNDAAYHVGPVAVNRDEDMLFVTRTHVGNEVQKIKAEGKHFRKHNLELKIYKNEGDNWVEEPFPFNNVAAYSVGHAALSDDEKTLYFVSNMPGGLGGTDIWYVERQDDGSWSAPQNAGPTVNSAGDELFPSVYGDKMYYSSNGFAGMGGLDMYEVDGVQSLFQNRRNLRYPLNSAADDFAYVVMADDDDAFYGYLSSNRKGGVGSDDIYSFYFEKPKVKITLRGTAFDKTSNAPLPDTRLSLLGRDAELIGRKLSDGTGAFEFELEKGKTYQLSGEKSGYMDSERAIAAIMVKPQQDTVITADLYLSRLKEKGDKIVLENLYYDFDKFAIRPDAALLLDKLVKAMHENPTIKVELSSHTDSRGADKYNMRLSEKRAKSAVSYVVSRGISKDRIVAKGYGETRLVNNCSNGVKCTEAAHQLNRRTEVEVLDNK, encoded by the coding sequence ATGAAGAAAGCGATAAAATATACCCTATTTAGTGCCGTCTGCGCGATGAGTTTCATCTCGCAACTGTTTGCGCAAGAACAGCCAAGTGTAAGGCAGCGCGCGGACGAGCATTTCTTGCGTATGGAATACGCCAAAGCGGTGCCTTTATACGAGCAGTTGACAGCTGGTAAAAATCCACAGGTCAGAGATATCGAGCGGGTAGCCAGCAGTTACCTGTATTTAAATGAATACGATCTTGCAGAAACTTGGTTTGCCAAATCTATCGACATGGAAGGTTACAGCAAGGAATCGATCCTCGGTTATGCAGAATCTTTAAAGCATAATGGTAAATATGCCGATGCACGCGACGTTTTTAAACGATATGAGAAGGAATTTGGGACATCCGATCTTATTCAGCGAGAGGTAGACGGTTGTGATTCAGCCATAGTTTGGATGGCCAGTCCGCTCCGCTATGATTTGCGTAACGAAGCAGAAATCAATACCGACTTAGCCGAATTTGCTGCGGTGCCCACCTCCAATGGTGCGATCTATACGGCCGAGCCTAAAATAACATCGGCCAGTCGAAGCGGCATGACAGGGCAGCCCTATTTGAAAGTTTTTTCTGCGGATAGAAATGAAGCAAGTTTAACCCTGCCGAATATTATGCCGTACAATTTCAATGATGCCGCTTATCACGTCGGCCCCGTTGCCGTCAATAGGGATGAAGATATGCTTTTCGTCACGCGTACGCACGTGGGCAATGAAGTGCAAAAGATAAAAGCAGAAGGAAAGCATTTTCGCAAGCACAATCTGGAATTAAAGATTTACAAAAATGAAGGTGACAACTGGGTAGAAGAGCCTTTTCCGTTTAACAACGTAGCCGCTTACTCCGTTGGACATGCTGCGCTTAGCGACGACGAGAAAACGCTCTATTTTGTTTCCAATATGCCGGGCGGTCTGGGCGGCACAGATATCTGGTATGTAGAGCGCCAGGACGATGGATCCTGGTCTGCACCACAAAACGCCGGTCCGACCGTCAATTCTGCTGGAGATGAGCTTTTTCCATCGGTATACGGCGATAAAATGTATTATTCTAGTAACGGTTTTGCAGGTATGGGCGGACTGGATATGTATGAGGTGGATGGCGTGCAGTCGTTGTTCCAAAATCGGAGAAATTTACGATATCCGCTTAATTCTGCTGCCGATGACTTTGCGTACGTTGTCATGGCTGATGATGACGATGCATTTTACGGATACCTGTCATCCAACCGAAAAGGCGGGGTAGGTAGTGACGATATCTATTCCTTTTATTTCGAGAAACCAAAGGTTAAGATAACGCTTCGCGGAACAGCATTTGATAAAACCAGCAATGCGCCGCTTCCCGACACCCGGCTTTCGCTACTTGGCCGCGACGCCGAGCTGATTGGTCGCAAGCTGAGTGATGGCACGGGCGCTTTCGAATTTGAACTGGAAAAAGGTAAAACCTACCAGCTGTCAGGCGAAAAATCGGGTTATATGGATAGCGAACGAGCAATCGCGGCCATCATGGTTAAACCACAGCAGGATACCGTTATCACAGCAGACCTCTACCTGTCACGTCTGAAAGAAAAAGGCGACAAGATTGTTCTGGAAAACCTCTATTACGACTTTGATAAATTTGCTATACGGCCCGATGCTGCCTTGCTGCTCGACAAACTGGTTAAAGCAATGCACGAAAACCCAACTATCAAGGTAGAGCTGTCTAGCCATACAGATAGTCGCGGTGCCGATAAATACAACATGCGCTTATCAGAAAAACGGGCAAAATCAGCCGTAAGTTACGTAGTTAGTCGCGGTATTTCCAAAGATCGTATCGTGGCAAAAGGTTATGGCGAAACGCGATTGGTAAATAACTG
- a CDS encoding PorP/SprF family type IX secretion system membrane protein, whose amino-acid sequence MKNYKIKSLLTFSILLLGLHSSAQQSIQFTQYIFNSISVNPAYTGYKEEWFAQTGLRSQWTGWQGAPRTGTISVDGVLDPINKRHGVGLQLSNDRLGAQDATSIYANYALRLQLDNDDTQRLALGVAVGVTQYGLDGNKLQEIDPGDVAIPNGKISSWNPDIRLGVYYYNPKWYVGLSVQDLFSGADSNDEFRFNENSLESLYRNVNAYFIAGALFELEEGLHLRPSLLVKDDFRGPTALDLNAMFIFNNKFWAGAGYRTRARIFDRDYFDTSPAKLSSVNAITGIVQFYATERFRIGYSYDIMLNRMRGVQNGTHEITLGLTFGQALRQLLSPRYF is encoded by the coding sequence ATGAAAAACTATAAGATCAAGTCTTTGCTGACATTTTCGATACTGTTGTTGGGCCTGCATAGCAGCGCCCAGCAGAGTATCCAGTTTACCCAATATATTTTTAACTCCATCAGTGTCAATCCGGCGTACACCGGTTACAAGGAAGAGTGGTTTGCCCAAACGGGCCTGCGCAGCCAATGGACGGGCTGGCAAGGAGCGCCACGCACGGGAACGATTTCTGTCGATGGTGTGCTCGATCCGATCAATAAAAGACACGGCGTAGGCTTACAACTTTCAAACGATCGGCTCGGAGCACAAGATGCCACATCTATTTATGCAAACTATGCTTTACGCTTGCAGTTGGATAACGACGATACGCAACGACTTGCATTAGGTGTTGCCGTAGGCGTTACCCAATATGGATTGGATGGAAACAAATTGCAGGAAATAGATCCGGGTGATGTGGCTATTCCTAATGGAAAGATAAGCAGTTGGAATCCTGATATACGTTTAGGTGTATATTACTACAATCCAAAATGGTACGTTGGGCTTTCGGTGCAAGATCTCTTTTCGGGGGCTGATAGCAACGACGAGTTTCGTTTCAACGAAAACTCCCTGGAGAGCCTCTACCGTAATGTAAATGCTTATTTTATCGCAGGCGCGCTGTTCGAGCTGGAGGAAGGTTTACACCTGCGGCCAAGTCTTTTGGTCAAAGATGATTTCCGAGGACCTACAGCGCTTGATCTTAATGCGATGTTTATTTTCAACAATAAGTTTTGGGCAGGCGCGGGCTACCGTACACGTGCACGTATCTTCGATCGTGATTATTTTGATACCTCTCCGGCAAAGCTGAGTTCGGTGAATGCGATTACCGGTATTGTACAATTTTACGCGACAGAACGTTTTCGCATTGGCTATTCATACGATATCATGTTAAATCGTATGCGTGGCGTGCAAAATGGAACACACGAGATCACGTTGGGACTTACGTTTGGACAAGCTTTACGTCAATTGTTGAGTCCGCGTTATTTCTAA